A single uncultured Methanolobus sp. DNA region contains:
- the secY gene encoding preprotein translocase subunit SecY, translating to MSLKDSLEPIFNKLPAVASPEGHVHFKNKLMWTLGILVLYFALANVPLFGLSADSIDLFESYRAFFAGASGSLMLLGIGPIVTASIVLQLLVGADVIKLDMSNPSDQAFFQGAQKFMVFVMIVLEALPQIAGGYIQPDAALAATLGVNTGVITFIIFIQICIGGVLVLFMDEVVSKWGIGSGVGLFIVAGVSQQIVTGLFNWTSDSSGLPTGFFPKWIYILQNVEADFLFSGDGIMFMLVSGGILALVSTVVIFLLVVYVESTRIEIPLAHSAVRGARGKFPVKLIYASVLPMILVRALQANIQMVGLLLSSKGITFLGEFSGSTPINGIMYYLAPIHSPYDWIPSLVRESFTSYGAPVPAIWQIGLHVLTDAVFLIIGGVIFALFWIETTGMGAKPTAKKIFNSGMQIPGFRRNIGSIEKVMIRYIPKVTVIGGAFIGFLTLVASLLGTLGGAGGTGLLLTVSIVYRLYEDIASEQMMEMHPMVRSFFGQE from the coding sequence ATGAGTCTAAAGGATAGTTTGGAACCAATTTTTAATAAATTGCCTGCGGTTGCAAGTCCAGAGGGGCATGTCCATTTCAAAAATAAATTAATGTGGACACTTGGCATTCTTGTGCTCTATTTTGCGCTTGCAAATGTACCGCTGTTTGGATTGTCAGCGGATTCGATTGACCTTTTCGAATCCTATAGAGCATTTTTTGCCGGAGCTTCGGGTTCTCTGATGCTTCTGGGTATCGGTCCTATTGTTACCGCATCCATCGTCCTTCAACTATTGGTTGGCGCAGATGTCATTAAACTTGACATGTCCAATCCATCTGACCAGGCATTCTTCCAGGGTGCACAGAAATTTATGGTCTTTGTAATGATAGTACTTGAGGCCCTGCCACAGATAGCCGGCGGTTACATACAGCCTGATGCTGCTCTTGCAGCTACTTTAGGTGTAAATACCGGAGTAATCACATTTATCATCTTCATACAGATATGCATTGGAGGTGTCCTCGTACTCTTCATGGATGAAGTCGTTTCAAAATGGGGCATTGGTTCAGGTGTAGGTCTTTTCATCGTAGCTGGAGTTTCCCAGCAGATTGTTACAGGACTGTTTAACTGGACATCAGATTCAAGTGGTCTGCCAACGGGTTTCTTCCCAAAATGGATATATATCCTCCAGAACGTAGAAGCTGATTTCCTCTTCTCCGGTGATGGAATAATGTTCATGCTGGTAAGTGGAGGAATACTTGCTCTGGTAAGTACAGTAGTGATCTTCCTGCTTGTAGTATATGTTGAAAGTACGCGTATTGAGATTCCTCTGGCACACAGTGCAGTAAGAGGTGCAAGAGGTAAGTTCCCTGTAAAACTTATTTATGCTTCAGTTCTTCCAATGATCCTTGTAAGGGCATTGCAGGCAAATATCCAGATGGTAGGTCTTCTGCTCAGCAGTAAAGGCATCACATTCCTTGGCGAGTTCAGTGGTTCAACTCCTATTAACGGTATTATGTATTACTTAGCTCCTATTCACAGTCCATATGACTGGATTCCTTCTCTTGTGAGAGAATCGTTCACAAGTTATGGTGCTCCTGTGCCTGCGATATGGCAGATTGGGCTCCATGTACTTACTGATGCGGTATTCCTGATTATAGGTGGTGTCATATTTGCACTGTTCTGGATCGAGACAACTGGAATGGGTGCAAAGCCAACAGCCAAGAAAATATTTAATTCAGGTATGCAGATTCCTGGTTTCAGAAGGAACATAGGAAGTATTGAGAAAGTCATGATCAGATACATACCAAAAGTAACTGTAATTGGCGGTGCTTTCATTGGTTTCCTGACACTTGTTGCAAGTTTGCTTGGAACGCTTGGAGGTGCAGGTGGTACTGGTCTTCTGCTTACGGTAAGTATAGTATATCGTCTCTATGAGGATATTGCATCTGAGCAGATGATGGAAATGCACCCGATGGTAAGATCCTTCTTCGGACAGGAATAA
- a CDS encoding 50S ribosomal protein L19e: MTDLTNQKRIAAAVLGCGVNRVWLDPEAAEDIAVAITRADIRELVAAGSIKAVQAKGVSRGRARERDAKRKYGHRKGHGKRKGKKGARNPRKEQWMKKIRALRKELKQMREDGSLDRSTYCKVYRKAKGGEYRSVAHLKSHLESAKLIKHEE, from the coding sequence ATGACCGATCTGACAAACCAGAAAAGGATTGCTGCAGCAGTTTTGGGCTGTGGTGTCAACAGAGTATGGCTTGACCCTGAAGCAGCAGAGGATATTGCAGTAGCTATCACAAGAGCTGATATCCGTGAGCTTGTTGCAGCAGGAAGCATCAAAGCTGTCCAGGCTAAAGGTGTAAGCCGCGGACGCGCAAGAGAAAGAGATGCAAAGCGCAAGTACGGTCACCGTAAAGGACACGGTAAGAGGAAAGGAAAGAAGGGCGCACGTAATCCTCGCAAGGAGCAGTGGATGAAGAAGATCCGTGCTCTGAGAAAGGAACTTAAACAGATGCGTGAAGATGGCTCACTTGACAGGTCAACCTACTGTAAGGTTTACCGCAAGGCAAAGGGTGGAGAATACCGCAGTGTAGCTCACCTTAAATCACACCTTGAGTCAGCTAAGCTCATAAAGCACGAGGAATAA
- a CDS encoding 50S ribosomal protein L5, whose protein sequence is MRTPVVEKVVVHMGVGESGQHLVDAEGILSEITGQTVVRTYSKRTLPAFGIKKNEPIGCKVTLRSDLAEEFLKTALGIVESKLRLSQFDKYGNVAFGIEEHTDFPGMKYDPQIGIFGMDINVVVNRPGYRINKRRIVKRKIPSSHRITKEDTIAFFKDEYSVEVI, encoded by the coding sequence ATGAGAACACCTGTAGTTGAAAAGGTCGTTGTTCACATGGGTGTCGGCGAAAGTGGTCAGCACCTTGTAGATGCTGAAGGAATTCTTAGCGAGATTACCGGTCAGACCGTTGTAAGAACTTATTCAAAGAGAACTCTTCCAGCATTCGGTATCAAGAAGAACGAACCAATTGGATGTAAGGTCACACTCAGGTCAGACCTGGCAGAAGAGTTCCTTAAGACAGCACTTGGTATTGTAGAGAGCAAGCTCAGATTATCCCAGTTCGACAAATACGGAAACGTTGCTTTTGGTATTGAAGAACACACTGACTTCCCTGGAATGAAATACGATCCACAAATAGGTATCTTTGGAATGGATATCAATGTAGTTGTAAACCGTCCAGGTTACAGGATCAACAAAAGAAGGATAGTCAAAAGGAAGATCCCATCATCTCACAGAATTACAAAAGAGGATACAATTGCTTTCTTCAAAGACGAATACTCCGTGGAGGTAATTTAA
- a CDS encoding 30S ribosomal protein S17 has protein sequence MVRDIGLDVPAPEKECDDVNCPFHGTLPVRGQVLVGTVVSDKMDKTVVIQRKHEMLIRKYQRYEKRQSKIHAHNPPCIDAKVGDVVTVAECRPLSKTKSYVVIKAEAQE, from the coding sequence ATGGTTAGAGATATTGGATTGGATGTCCCTGCTCCTGAAAAGGAGTGTGACGATGTCAATTGTCCATTCCATGGAACACTTCCTGTTCGCGGACAGGTTCTTGTAGGAACTGTTGTCAGCGATAAAATGGACAAGACAGTGGTCATCCAGCGTAAACATGAAATGCTGATCAGAAAGTATCAGAGATACGAGAAGAGGCAATCCAAGATCCACGCACACAACCCTCCATGCATTGATGCAAAGGTTGGAGATGTTGTAACTGTGGCAGAATGCAGGCCTCTTAGTAAGACAAAATCATATGTAGTCATCAAGGCGGAGGCACAGGAATGA
- a CDS encoding 50S ribosomal protein L18, translated as MATGPKYKVAFRRRREGRTDYHQRLRLLLSKEDRVVVRKSSKHMQVQLVAPASEGDKTLSAAISTELKKYGYDASTGNTTAAYLTGLLFGYRALSKGYEYGVLDIGLQASSSGSRVYATLKGIVDAGFEIPHDSSVLPSDERVRGEHVAEYMEDSNLPELFDAVKEKISAEFN; from the coding sequence ATGGCAACAGGACCCAAATATAAAGTCGCATTCAGACGACGAAGAGAAGGGCGTACTGATTATCACCAGAGACTAAGATTACTCCTTTCAAAGGAGGATCGTGTGGTAGTACGCAAGAGTTCAAAGCACATGCAGGTCCAGCTTGTAGCTCCAGCGTCTGAAGGAGATAAAACTCTTTCAGCTGCAATTTCAACAGAACTTAAGAAATATGGATATGATGCATCTACCGGAAACACAACAGCTGCGTATCTGACCGGTCTGTTGTTCGGTTACAGGGCACTCAGCAAGGGATATGAGTACGGTGTTCTTGACATTGGTCTCCAGGCATCATCTTCTGGATCCCGTGTTTACGCAACCCTGAAAGGTATCGTAGATGCAGGTTTTGAGATTCCTCATGACTCATCTGTTCTTCCTTCAGATGAGAGAGTAAGAGGAGAACACGTAGCAGAGTATATGGAAGACTCAAATCTGCCTGAACTGTTTGATGCAGTTAAGGAAAAGATCTCTGCAGAGTTCAATTAG
- a CDS encoding 30S ribosomal protein S5, with protein MAYEYEEEWVPQTRLGKLVQEGQITSMDEVIESGLPVRESQIIDILLPDLEDEVLDINMVQRMTDSGRRVKFRATVIVGNGNGFVGLGQAKDVQVGPAIRKAISNAKINIIKVKRGCGSWECACGLEHTVPSQVRGKAGSVLVELKPAPRGLGLAAGDTARKVLEKAGIKDVWTRTEGTTRTTLNFAKATFNALENTGVVRMPANRKKEA; from the coding sequence ATGGCATATGAATATGAAGAAGAATGGGTTCCACAAACAAGGCTTGGAAAACTCGTTCAAGAAGGGCAGATCACTTCAATGGACGAAGTTATAGAGTCAGGTCTTCCAGTAAGGGAATCCCAGATTATCGATATCCTTTTACCTGATCTTGAGGATGAGGTTCTGGATATCAACATGGTCCAGAGGATGACTGACTCTGGACGTCGTGTAAAGTTCAGAGCAACTGTCATTGTTGGTAATGGAAACGGCTTTGTCGGTCTTGGACAGGCAAAGGATGTTCAGGTCGGACCTGCTATCAGGAAGGCTATCAGCAATGCAAAGATCAACATTATCAAGGTAAAGCGTGGATGCGGTTCATGGGAATGCGCATGCGGTCTTGAGCACACAGTTCCTTCACAGGTACGTGGAAAGGCAGGCAGTGTCCTGGTAGAGCTCAAACCAGCACCACGTGGTCTTGGTCTTGCTGCAGGGGATACTGCAAGGAAAGTACTCGAGAAGGCAGGTATCAAGGATGTCTGGACAAGGACCGAAGGTACTACAAGGACAACCCTTAACTTTGCAAAAGCTACATTTAACGCTCTGGAAAACACAGGTGTTGTAAGAATGCCTGCAAACAGGAAGAAGGAGGCTTAA
- a CDS encoding 30S ribosomal protein S8, whose translation MVLLDPLADALSTIKNAEAIGKDSCIIKPASKLIGTVLKVMQDRGYVGEFEFVEDGKAGIYKVELIGRINKCGAIKPRYSVGAADFERWEKQFLPAKNFGTLILTTSNGVMSQYEARENNVGGQLLAYVY comes from the coding sequence ATGGTATTATTAGATCCACTCGCTGATGCTTTGTCTACAATAAAGAACGCAGAGGCAATTGGTAAGGATTCCTGTATCATCAAACCCGCATCAAAACTCATAGGCACTGTACTGAAAGTAATGCAGGACCGTGGCTATGTTGGTGAATTCGAATTTGTCGAAGACGGTAAAGCGGGTATTTACAAGGTAGAACTCATTGGTAGAATCAACAAGTGTGGTGCTATCAAACCACGTTATTCAGTAGGTGCTGCAGACTTTGAGAGATGGGAAAAACAGTTCCTTCCTGCAAAGAACTTCGGAACACTTATACTGACAACATCAAACGGTGTAATGTCACAGTACGAAGCCCGTGAGAATAACGTTGGTGGACAGTTACTTGCATATGTGTACTGA
- a CDS encoding 50S ribosomal protein L30, with protein MYALIRVRGDVNVRGTIKDTLKMLRLHKVNHCVLLADNPHNAGMIQKVKDYVAYGVISADSLAEMLANRGRLEGDVRLTDEYVAENTDFDSIKSFAQAVCDGNATLKDVPKLKPVFRLHPPRKGHAGIKRTVQQGGVLGNHDEDINKLLKKMR; from the coding sequence ATGTACGCTTTGATCAGGGTACGTGGTGACGTAAATGTAAGAGGAACTATTAAGGATACCCTTAAAATGCTCCGTCTGCACAAGGTAAACCACTGTGTTCTCCTTGCTGACAATCCTCACAATGCAGGAATGATCCAGAAGGTAAAGGACTACGTTGCATATGGTGTGATCAGTGCAGATTCTCTTGCAGAGATGCTTGCAAACCGTGGAAGACTTGAAGGTGACGTAAGGCTTACCGATGAGTATGTAGCAGAAAACACTGACTTTGACTCTATCAAGTCATTTGCACAGGCAGTCTGTGATGGAAATGCAACTCTTAAGGATGTTCCAAAGCTGAAACCTGTATTCAGGCTCCATCCTCCAAGGAAAGGTCACGCAGGTATCAAGAGAACAGTCCAGCAGGGCGGTGTACTTGGTAACCATGATGAAGATATCAACAAATTACTGAAGAAAATGAGGTAA
- a CDS encoding DUF106 domain-containing protein, whose protein sequence is MVTEQFKKKLDQFLLAFGLSLMLGIMILGQDFRDSLGTAMSVIMDPVVLILGADNLHIVLFIMASITALYASLIQKYTIDWDLMRNTQEKMRVFQKEFREAQLSNNTALMKKMDEERKAMMEDQMEMSKQQFKPMAYISIISLPLFMWAYHYIKGHGAASLVFPFWGEQILTDPVWGPFQHWIFWYFIASLAVSQLIRKALDVGGV, encoded by the coding sequence TTGGTTACAGAACAATTCAAGAAAAAGCTCGACCAGTTTCTCCTGGCTTTTGGGCTTTCCCTTATGCTGGGAATAATGATACTTGGTCAGGATTTCAGGGACTCACTTGGAACAGCAATGAGTGTTATTATGGATCCTGTGGTGTTAATCCTGGGTGCAGATAACCTCCACATTGTTTTGTTCATAATGGCTTCCATAACTGCTCTTTATGCATCTCTTATTCAGAAATATACTATTGACTGGGACCTTATGCGTAATACTCAGGAAAAAATGAGGGTATTTCAAAAAGAGTTCAGGGAAGCTCAGCTTTCCAACAACACTGCTCTTATGAAGAAGATGGATGAAGAACGCAAGGCAATGATGGAAGATCAAATGGAGATGTCAAAGCAGCAGTTTAAGCCCATGGCATACATAAGTATAATTTCTCTTCCTTTGTTCATGTGGGCTTACCATTATATCAAAGGGCATGGCGCTGCTTCACTTGTATTCCCTTTCTGGGGAGAGCAAATTCTAACCGATCCTGTATGGGGTCCTTTCCAGCACTGGATATTCTGGTATTTCATTGCCTCTCTGGCTGTAAGTCAGTTGATAAGAAAGGCTCTGGATGTCGGTGGAGTCTGA
- a CDS encoding (d)CMP kinase, giving the protein MLLTISGLPGSGTTTVSRLLSEKYGLEMISAGEVFRSLAKEYGMTLAEFGALAELDDSIDLKIDERQKEIANTRDNIILEGRLAGHMAKKGLKVWIKSPVDTRVERIVSREGSSFDEKLAETIGREASEAVRYKTIYGIDINDLSVYDLVIDSLKWDQFQITNIISCAVDNYSDL; this is encoded by the coding sequence GTGTTACTGACTATCAGCGGCCTTCCGGGAAGTGGTACTACTACTGTTTCCCGTTTACTTTCAGAGAAATATGGTCTTGAAATGATTTCTGCAGGTGAGGTTTTTCGTTCCCTTGCAAAAGAATACGGAATGACCTTGGCTGAGTTTGGCGCTCTTGCTGAATTAGATGACAGTATCGATCTGAAAATAGATGAGCGTCAGAAAGAGATTGCCAATACTCGCGATAACATTATTCTTGAAGGACGTCTTGCCGGGCATATGGCTAAAAAGGGATTGAAGGTATGGATAAAATCTCCAGTGGATACTCGCGTAGAAAGAATCGTCAGCAGGGAAGGTAGTTCTTTTGATGAAAAACTTGCAGAGACCATTGGACGTGAGGCATCAGAGGCTGTCAGGTACAAGACCATCTATGGTATAGATATTAACGACCTTTCAGTTTATGACCTTGTCATTGATTCCCTAAAATGGGATCAGTTTCAGATAACTAATATCATTTCCTGTGCAGTTGATAATTATTCTGATCTTTGA
- a CDS encoding adenylate kinase: MNIALFGPPGAGKGTQAKELSKQYSIPHISTGDILRANVRDGTELGLKAKQYMDKGELVPDEVLIGLIRNRLSECDCDTGYLLDGYPRTIPQADALTDILKKINKPLDAVINIEVSDDELVKRLSGRRSCTCGESYHVMFNPPEKEGVCNACGAELYQRDDDKEDVIRQRLAVYNEKTKPLIDYYDDAGILVNIDGTGAVDAVFADVCKVMDQFK, translated from the coding sequence ATGAATATTGCATTATTTGGCCCACCGGGTGCTGGCAAAGGCACCCAGGCAAAAGAATTGTCAAAACAGTACAGCATTCCTCACATCTCAACTGGTGACATTTTAAGAGCAAATGTCCGTGACGGAACTGAACTTGGATTGAAAGCAAAACAGTATATGGACAAAGGCGAACTTGTTCCTGATGAGGTTCTTATAGGCCTTATCAGAAATAGGTTAAGTGAGTGTGATTGTGACACTGGTTATCTTCTCGATGGATATCCACGTACAATTCCACAGGCTGATGCCCTGACTGACATTCTTAAAAAGATCAACAAACCTCTTGATGCAGTTATCAATATCGAAGTAAGCGATGATGAGCTTGTAAAAAGACTCAGTGGTCGCCGCAGCTGCACATGTGGTGAAAGCTATCATGTTATGTTTAACCCTCCTGAAAAGGAAGGAGTTTGTAATGCATGTGGTGCTGAACTCTACCAGAGGGATGATGACAAAGAAGATGTCATACGCCAGAGACTTGCTGTCTACAATGAAAAGACAAAGCCTCTCATTGATTATTATGACGATGCAGGCATCCTTGTCAATATTGATGGTACTGGTGCAGTTGATGCTGTATTTGCAGATGTTTGCAAAGTAATGGATCAATTCAAATAA
- a CDS encoding uL15 family ribosomal protein, whose product MTSKKTNTKKFRGSRTCGGGTHKNRRGAGNRGGRGRCGENAHHHTRAMQLGYTRGHQKGFTRPLKVLNDVSIVNVGELDELADQLVEDGFAELQDGTYVIDLAVLDIDKVLGSGKVSKKLAITAAEFSASAKDKIEGAGGSCTEIEE is encoded by the coding sequence ATGACATCTAAGAAAACCAATACAAAGAAGTTCAGAGGTTCCCGTACATGTGGTGGCGGTACCCATAAGAACAGACGTGGTGCAGGTAACCGTGGTGGAAGAGGTAGATGTGGTGAGAATGCTCACCACCATACTCGTGCAATGCAGCTCGGATATACCCGTGGACACCAGAAAGGATTTACCCGTCCACTGAAGGTATTGAACGATGTTTCAATTGTAAATGTAGGCGAACTTGATGAGCTTGCAGATCAGCTTGTTGAAGATGGTTTTGCAGAACTTCAGGATGGCACTTATGTCATCGATCTTGCAGTTCTTGATATCGACAAAGTGCTCGGTTCAGGCAAGGTCTCAAAGAAGCTTGCAATCACAGCAGCTGAATTCTCAGCCAGTGCTAAAGATAAGATCGAAGGTGCAGGTGGATCTTGCACTGAGATAGAAGAGTAA
- a CDS encoding 50S ribosomal protein L32e, translating into MDDKVKRLFKVRKIQKHKKPQFKRTESHKYKRLDDNWRRPRGGQGKQRRGIKAKGAVAQVGYGSPAAVKGLHPSGYAEILVCTVSQLDNVNAEVEAIRIAAKVGGRKKALIEAKAAELSIKVLNPTRGE; encoded by the coding sequence ATGGATGATAAAGTAAAACGCCTTTTTAAGGTAAGGAAAATCCAGAAGCACAAGAAACCTCAGTTCAAGAGGACAGAAAGTCACAAGTACAAGCGTCTGGATGACAACTGGAGGCGTCCAAGGGGTGGCCAGGGTAAGCAGCGCAGAGGCATTAAAGCAAAGGGTGCTGTTGCACAGGTAGGCTACGGAAGCCCTGCTGCTGTAAAGGGATTACACCCATCAGGATATGCAGAAATCCTTGTCTGTACCGTTTCACAGCTTGACAATGTCAACGCAGAAGTAGAGGCTATCAGGATCGCTGCAAAGGTTGGCGGAAGAAAGAAGGCACTTATCGAGGCAAAAGCTGCAGAGCTTTCCATAAAGGTCCTCAACCCAACAAGGGGTGAGTAA
- a CDS encoding 50S ribosomal protein L6 produces the protein MAKEIKKTIAIPEGVTVTMQGKLLSVTGPKGKIERDFWYPDVKVEVTGSAIIVDSTVMKKTQKAMVGTFASHINNMVKGVTEGFEYRMKVVYSHFPMQLKVEGNKLVINNFLGEKKPRTAKILGDTKVKASADEVIVTGFNKEDVGQTAANIEQTTRIKRFDPRVFQDGIYTVEKIV, from the coding sequence ATGGCAAAAGAAATAAAGAAAACAATCGCAATCCCTGAAGGCGTGACCGTTACAATGCAGGGCAAGCTCCTGTCAGTCACAGGTCCAAAAGGCAAGATTGAAAGGGACTTCTGGTATCCTGATGTTAAGGTGGAGGTTACAGGTTCAGCGATCATTGTGGACTCAACAGTCATGAAGAAGACTCAGAAAGCAATGGTTGGTACCTTCGCATCTCACATCAATAACATGGTGAAAGGTGTCACAGAGGGATTCGAATATCGCATGAAGGTCGTTTACTCTCACTTCCCTATGCAGCTTAAAGTTGAAGGGAATAAATTGGTTATCAACAATTTCCTTGGAGAGAAGAAGCCAAGAACTGCAAAGATCCTCGGAGATACCAAGGTAAAGGCTTCAGCTGATGAGGTCATTGTCACAGGCTTCAACAAGGAAGATGTAGGACAGACAGCTGCCAACATCGAGCAGACAACAAGGATCAAGAGATTCGACCCTCGTGTATTCCAGGATGGAATATACACTGTTGAGAAGATTGTGTAG
- a CDS encoding 30S ribosomal protein S14 — protein MVQTTKSFGRGASECKRCGRKQGLVRKYGIYLCRHCFREIAHDMGFEKYT, from the coding sequence ATGGTACAAACCACAAAGAGCTTTGGAAGAGGAGCAAGCGAATGTAAGAGATGTGGAAGAAAACAGGGTCTTGTAAGGAAATATGGTATTTACCTTTGCAGACACTGCTTCCGTGAAATTGCCCACGATATGGGATTTGAGAAGTATACGTGA
- a CDS encoding 30S ribosomal protein S4e: MGKHQKRISVPNSWQISKKSNKWITSTRPGPHNKQQSIPLGVVLRDMLGIVDTRAEAKRVLSEGKVLVDGVIRKDLRFPVGLLDVITIPLENVAYRMLLDRKGRLEVHKLEDVNANKLCRINGKTVLKGGAIQLNLNDGTNLIGSKDYKTKDSLILSLPDKSIVKHIKYEVGNLAMIVGGRHTGEIGTIKEINTVRSSRHNTVSISGDYEFETIEDFVVVIGEKEPEIKLGGEVVE; encoded by the coding sequence GTGGGCAAACATCAGAAGAGAATATCTGTCCCTAATAGCTGGCAGATATCAAAGAAATCCAATAAATGGATCACATCAACAAGGCCCGGTCCACATAACAAGCAGCAGAGCATCCCTCTTGGTGTAGTTCTCAGGGATATGCTGGGTATTGTAGATACTCGTGCAGAAGCAAAGCGCGTTCTTTCCGAAGGTAAAGTGCTTGTTGATGGTGTCATCAGAAAGGATCTCAGGTTCCCTGTAGGTCTTTTAGATGTAATTACAATCCCTCTTGAGAATGTAGCATATCGTATGTTACTGGACCGCAAAGGAAGACTTGAGGTTCACAAGCTTGAGGATGTAAACGCAAACAAGCTTTGCAGGATCAACGGCAAGACCGTATTAAAGGGTGGAGCCATACAGCTTAACCTCAATGATGGTACAAACCTCATAGGTTCTAAAGACTATAAGACAAAGGATTCACTTATCCTCTCACTGCCTGACAAGTCAATTGTCAAGCACATCAAGTATGAGGTAGGCAACCTTGCTATGATCGTTGGTGGAAGGCACACCGGTGAGATAGGAACCATCAAGGAAATCAACACAGTAAGAAGTTCCAGGCACAACACAGTTTCCATATCCGGTGACTATGAGTTCGAGACAATCGAGGACTTTGTAGTTGTAATCGGCGAGAAGGAACCTGAAATCAAACTAGGTGGTGAGGTAGTTGAGTAA
- the rplX gene encoding 50S ribosomal protein L24, with protein MVTNQPRKQRKARYTAPLHIKQKYMGAPLSKDLRDKYGRRSASVIIGDTVKVMRGDHAGTTGKVEAISLKHGTIVVEGVTVSKADGTEVARPVYPSNVMITSLDMKDKRREEVINNR; from the coding sequence ATGGTAACAAATCAGCCAAGAAAACAGAGAAAGGCAAGATATACTGCCCCTCTGCACATCAAGCAGAAATACATGGGTGCTCCTCTTTCAAAGGATCTCCGTGATAAATACGGCCGCCGCAGTGCCAGCGTTATCATCGGTGACACTGTAAAGGTAATGCGTGGGGACCATGCAGGAACTACCGGAAAGGTAGAGGCAATTTCCCTGAAGCACGGAACTATCGTTGTAGAAGGAGTTACAGTTTCCAAGGCAGATGGAACTGAGGTTGCAAGACCTGTCTATCCTTCAAATGTGATGATCACATCCCTCGATATGAAAGACAAACGCAGAGAAGAAGTAATCAATAACAGGTGA
- a CDS encoding 50S ribosomal protein L14, translated as MRGIRSTVPRALNAGAKIDCIDNTGARVVEIISVKGYRGVKNRHPRAGIGNMCVVSVKKGTPEMRKQILLAVIVRQKQEFRRPDGLRVSFEDNAVVIVDKDGIPKGTDFKGPVAREAAERFPKIGTTASIVV; from the coding sequence ATGAGAGGAATTAGATCCACCGTTCCACGTGCACTCAACGCAGGTGCTAAAATCGACTGTATAGACAATACAGGTGCACGCGTAGTTGAGATTATCTCTGTAAAGGGCTACAGAGGTGTTAAGAACAGACACCCAAGGGCTGGTATAGGCAATATGTGCGTTGTTTCCGTTAAGAAGGGAACTCCAGAGATGCGCAAACAGATACTCCTTGCAGTGATAGTACGTCAGAAGCAGGAGTTCCGCCGTCCAGACGGTCTGAGGGTTTCCTTTGAAGACAATGCAGTTGTCATTGTTGACAAGGATGGAATTCCAAAGGGAACTGACTTTAAGGGACCTGTTGCAAGAGAAGCTGCAGAAAGGTTTCCAAAGATCGGTACAACCGCATCTATTGTAGTGTGA